NNNNNNNNNNNNNNNNNNNNNNNNNNNNNNNNNNNNNNNNNNNNNNNNNNNNNNNNNNNNNNNNNNNNNNNNNNNNNNNNNNNNNNNNNNNNNNNNNNNNNNNNNNNNNNNNNNNNNNNNNNNNNNNNNNNNNNNNNNNNNNNNNNNNNNNNNNNNNNNNNNNNNAAAAAAAAACACTTCGATTGCCCCTGCTGAAAATACTTCGATATATCTGGAATTTGAAACAGCCAGACGGAATTGAAACAATAGCAGCAATAGGATATTTCTAAACAAATTTATTTGGTTTGCGTTTAGGGATCATGCATATTGTTTCTGTAGAATTAAAAGGGTAAGTTGTGTTGAAGTCAATCAAAGGCATTGTGTCGGGGAACATTAATATTTAGATGCATCAATGGATGACCAGAAAAGGCTTAAAATTCTGATCTTGGAAGGCATACGTAAAAAAGAGAGTATATTCAGTTGATCACAATATCAATCTGGAGCGGAAGTTCAAACAAATCCACCCGTTGGGAGATTAAGTATCAGTTAGTCAAAAAACAGAGGAAGATCAGGTCAAGTGTCTCACATAATCCTTCTCCGCTCGATCCCTGGGGTTGATTTTGATCGTCATGGCGTGACCATCGCCGGCGCCGGCCTGGCTGCAGACGATCCCGTGGCCGACGGGCTTCCGGTTGTTACGCCCATGTGCCGGCGGCAGGGCGCTGCTGCGATGCGGACGGCTGGTCAGGAGGAGGCCGGAGGAGGAAGCGGGAGCGTGGAGGCAAAGGAAACACGGCCGGACGGCGGAGGAAGACATGGTGGCCAGGCAGCGAAGAGATCGATGCAGGGTTACGCCGTTGCCTTTTTTGGACCTACTAGGGGGAGTATTTATAGTTACTGGTTGTGCATACGCGGACGGCACGTTAGATCACAAAACAGATCGTGCGTCTCCCATCATCTCATGATTCTCCATCTCTCTCGTTCTGCTTGCATCTATCTTATCCTTCGACTCACCCTTTCCCATCGGCAGGCACCCACACCGCATGTCCCCCGTGTGGCATGTTAGAGATATAATATTTGAGAGTTAGAGATAAATATATGGAGACTGCTACGCGTTTAGAAAGATTTTTTAAAAAGATTCGCTGCCTCGCAAGTCATTGGATTTGGCACAATCCAGTGGCTTAATGTCTCCCTctacttcttaataaaggttttgttggAGAAACATTTGTAACAAAGGTTATGTTGCATAATATATTTTTGCAACATATAGGTTGTGTTGCGggatttttttttttgcaacagagTTTTTGTCGTAGATTTTCTTTGCAACAGAGGTTTTGTTGCAGTTTTTTCCAACATAGTTGATGTTGCAAAAGCTTGTCTAAGTTGCAGTCGTCGTTTGTCGCCATGGTTTGCAACACCGTTGCTGTTGCAAGATAAGGTAAAGGGGCACGTGGTAGGCAAGGGAAATAACGGACTGTATGTGTGACGACGCATGGATCAAGGCCATCCAATGGCTGCACAGGTGGCAGAACTCTACACTCATCTGACTGATCCGTGAGCCCTTGGATCGACCGCAATCAAGCGTCCAGCGACGGCTTCGCCTTGCGACGGAGTCGCTCTTTCGGCCGAAACGCGCACGCCACCAGCTCGAGCGCCATCACAACCAAGCAATATCCCCGCCCCCAGCGCCATCACAAACCAACAGTCCAGAGAGGCCGCAGCAACCAACATGTTGTGGAAGCGTCGGCCATGTTGCCGGCTTGCCGCAACACCTGCGAAGCATCGGCCATGTTACCGCAACACCGGCCATGTTATCGAAGCACCGGCCACAACAACGAGCATGCCGCGGAAGCACCGACCGTGTTGCCGGCTTGTTGCAGCACCTGCGAAGCACCGACCATGTTGTTGAAGCATTAGCCGCAGCAACGAGCATGTCGCGGAAGCACGACGAAGCACCGACCATGTTGGTGTTAGCAACGGCAAAGTATCGGCTATGTTGCTGAAGCACCAGCCATGTTGTCGAAGTAGCGGCTGCAGCAACGAGCATGCTCTGGAAGCACCGGCCATGTTGCCGCAGGCAGCAACACTAGAGAAGCAGCGACCGCGACATTGGCGAATCCAGCAAGCTCGCAACACCAGTCATGTTGCCGAAGTAGCGTCCACAACATGGGAGATGTTGCGACCCGACGAGCTCGAAGCACCGGCGCCAGACAACACCGGCCATGATGTTGAAGCAGCGGCTGCAGCAACTAGCATGCTCTGGAAGCACCGGCCATGTTGCCGCATGCCACGGCACCAGAGAAGCAGTGGCCNNNNNNNNNNTGCAGGAACAGCTAATCTTACCATGCACGACAACTTGAAAAACATTAATGATGCATGAACAGTTAACTGACAGAGATAAAATACAAATGCAAGCCAGCCCATCACAGAAAACAGCAGACAAAGGACAACCGAGCCCACAAACAAGCCCAACAAGCAAACATCATAAACCAGCGATCAGAAACTATGATCAAACAGGACCAGACATAGCAAAGTCTATGTCGACTGAGACCTAGACGGACCCTTTGGATTAACTGTGAGATCTCTAGTCTGTCTTGCCTATATTGTCTACCTGAACTGTCGCATGAAAACTGTATTAATATAATACAAAGTTGCATGTATTGCATATGGGTAAACTTGATCCGATTCAGACTTGCAATTAATCTTCCAAGGAACTTGTGACTCTCTTTCTGAAGCATAGATATGGTTTGCCATCAAACTGCTACCGCCGAGCCTGTGGTGACAGCTGCCGCCATGCAAGGGGAGGCAAAAATTaacatcaacagaaaagatggtgacAACTCAAAATACATGAAGATAATATTTTTACTTGGGATAAGGCCTAGTAGTGCAGTTCTGCGACGAACAGTCATCAATCTAACAAAGGACTCCGTGAGTTTCATTGCTTCAGTCACCGTATTCATCACAATCTGCACGGCGACCATGCAAAAATGTCAGTACGACAGCAAAGAAAGTAGAGGAAATCGGCCAAACGAACGGAAGTTCACCCTACCCCGTCCGGGTGTTGTGGCGGAGCCGCCTTGAATTCACGTCTCAGATTGTCTGTTTTCCTCGTGTACTCCAACCAAGGTCTATTGAAAACAGAATCTTTACCGCAGTACAGTGaactagcttcatcatcaccaattTTTGCAAGGGTGTCTTGAGCCATGAAGTAGCTCATTGCTGCCACACCTTGAAGAGCACCAAGAAAGGTAACAATAGTTTCCTCAGTGACCTTATCATTGTACGCATCCTCGGCTGTACTGACAAAGTTGCGCACGTACACCCCAAGAGTCTATATGGTAGTATGTTTTAGTACCGAGCGAGTTCAATCAACTAGTTAGTGCTCCATAGTGTATATACCACATCAATTTTTCATGGAATACAAAAACAGTACTATTGTGTTACCATCTTTTCTCCCTTTCTTGGAGTCATCAGTGTGGTGAGACGTGCATCTTCAGAAATTATGCCTGGCTTACCCTGTAATCATATCAGAGAGAAAAGTAGAAGATATTGTCATCGTGTTTAGCAGAGAATTTGTGTTAGAAATCAATGCTACCAGAAACAATTAGTTTACCATGACAATAGAAGCCAGCCTCACAGAATTTTTAGCGATCATGCAAATATAACCTCGAAATATTGTTGCTAACCCCATGTGCTGCTCaccgcaaaaaaagaaaagaaaggtcaGGCCATTTCGACACTAGGCGAAGAGTATGTATTATCAGGCTGCTTAGGTACTATATATACTACGTTTTGTTGATGTACaatttaaaacatattttttttccTATCTACAATTATGAAGCTatttcaaaatattcctcaaactaTGGGCTCACAATTTTTTTCATGTAGTTTGCTTCAAAGTTACATAAAAAATGGTCCTGAAAATACTTTAAATGATAAAATACTATATATATACTACCTGACATGGGTTTAGAGACATGCGGTAGTAGGATTATTTTTCCTATATACACATATATGGACTCGAACAATTTTTGTACAGAACTCACTTTGCGGTATCTGGTCGTTTCTAACAAAGTGTATTAGAAATTGCTAATAAGGTATAACCGACTCGTCCAACTAGTATATGAGGTGTGGGAGTACATACTCATATATATAAATGATTCTATACTGTTAGGGACAAGGGTTACCAAGGTGCCGCCATTAGAAAACTTCCTGAAGTACTCCTCAATTCTGTCTCCTTCTTCACGAAACTCCTTTTAGAAGAAAAAAGGGACTTCAGATATAAGACTATATGACCAAGACGCTAAGCAAGATATTGTATTAATTATAAAGTTCAGTATTGTATATTTAATAATTTCAGTCCATTATTTCTGGAGTCCTTCAATGTTCGGTCCTAATTTGTTTTATCTACTAGTAAGTACATCTCATATGTTGTCTAGTACAGTTGTGAACTTCAGCATGAGCAGCTAGGTAAGGTTAAAAGGCTTGCAAATATGATGCCCTCGATTTTTCCATTGAAGGAGAGAATGATTCAACGGAAAATAAATAATGACAAACAAATAGGGAAAATAGGATGAAACAAAAAAAAACACTTCGATTGCCCCTGCTGAAAATACTTCGATATATCTGGAATTTGAAACAGCCAGACGGAATTGAAACAATAGCAGCAATAGGATATTTCTAAACAAATTTATTTGGTTTGCGTTTAGGGATCATGCATATTGTTTCTGTAGAATTAAAAGGGTAAGTTGTGTTGAAGTCAATCAAAGGCATTGTGTCGGGGAACATTAATATTTAGATGCATCAATGGATGACCAGAAAAGGCTTAAAATTCTGATCTTGGAAGGCATACGTAAAAAAGAGAGTATATTCAGTTGATCACAATATCAATCTGGAGCGGAAGTTCAAACAAATCCACCCGTTGGGAGATTAAGTATCAGTTAGTCAAAAAACAGAGGAAGATCAGGTCAAGTGTCTCACATAATCCTTCTCCGCTCGATCCCTGGGGTTGATTTTGATCGTCATGGCGTGACCATCGCCGGCGCCGGCCTGGCTGCAGACGATCCCGTGGCCGACGGGCTTCCGGTTGTTACGCCCATGTGCCGGCGGCAGGGCGCTGCTGCGATGCGGACGGCTGGTCAGGAGGAGGCCGGAGGAGGAAGCGGGAGCGTGGAGGCAAAGGAAACACGGCCGGACGGCGGAGGAAGACATGGTGGCCAGGCAGCGAAGAGATCGATGCAGGGTTACGCCGTTGCCTTTTTTGGACCTACTAGGGGGAGTATTTATAGTTACTGGTTGTGCATACGCGGACGGCACGTTAGATCACAAAACAGATCGTGCGTCTCCCATCATCTCATGATTCTCCATCTCTCTCGTTCTGCTTGCATCTATCTTATCCTTCGACTCACCCTTTCCCATCGGCAGGCACCCACACCGCATGTCCCCCGTGTGGCATGTTAGAGATATAATATTTGAGAGTTAGAGATAAATATATGGAGACTGCTACGCGTTTAGAAAGATTTTTTAAAAAGATTCGCTGCCTCGCAAGTCATTGGATTTGGCACAATCCAGTGGCTTAATGTCTCCCTctacttcttaataaaggttttgttggAGAAACATTTGTAACAAAGGTTATGTTGCATAATATATTTTTGCAACATATAGGTTGTGTTGCGGGATTTTTTTTTTTNNNNNNNNNNNNNNNNNNNNNNNNNNNNNNNNNNNNNNNNNNNNNNNNNNNNNNNNNNNNNNNNNNNNNNNNNNNNNNNNNNNNNNNNNNNNNNNNNNNNNNNNNNNNNNNNNNNNNNNNNNNNNNNNNNNNNNNNNNNNNNNNNNNNNNNNNNNNNNNNNNNNNNNNNNNNNNNNNNNNNNNNNNNNNNNNNNNNNNNNNNNNNNNNNNNNNNNNNNNNNNNNNNNNNNNNNNNNNNNNNNNNNNNNNNNNNNNNNNNNNNNNNNNNNNNNNNNNNNNNNNNNNNNNNNNNNNNNNNNNNNNNNNNNNNNNNNNNNNNNNNNNNNNNNNNNNNNNNNNNNNNNNNNNNNNNNNNNNNNNNNNNNNNNNNNNNNNNNNNNNNNNNNNNNNNNNNNNNNNNNNNNNNNNNNNNNNNNNNNNNNNNNNNNNNNNNNNNNNNNNNNNNNNNNNNNNNNNNNNNNNNNNNNNNNNNNNNNNNNNNNNNNNNNNNNNNNNNNNNNNNNNNNNNNNNNNNNNNNNNNNNNNNNNNNNNNNNNNNNNNNNNNNNNNNNNNNNNNNNNNNNNNNNNNNNNNNNNNNNNNNNNNNNNNNNNNNNNNNNNNNNNNNNNNNNNNNNNNNNNNNNNNNNNNNNNNNNNNNNNNNNNNNNNNNNNNNNNNNNNNNNNNNNNNNNNNNNNNNNNNNNNNNNNNNNNNNNNNNNNNNNNNNNNNNNNNNNNNNNNNNNNNNNNNNNNNNNNNNNNNNNNNNNNNNNNNNNNNNNNNNNNNNNNNNNNNNNNNNNNNNNNNNNNNNNNNNNNNNNNNNNNNNNNNNNNNNNNNNNNNNNNNNNNNNNNNNNNNNCACCGGCCATGATGTTGAAGCAGCGGCTGCAGCAACTAGCATGCTCTGGAAGCACCGGCCATGTTGCCGCATGCCACGGCACCAGAGAAGCAGTGGCCACGACATAGGCGAATCCAGCGAGCTCACAGCACCAGTCATGTTGCCGAAGTAGCGTCCACAACATGGGAGATGTTGCGACTAGGCGAGCTCGGAGCACCAGCCATGTTGCTGAAGCATCGCTCGTAACATGAGCGATGTTGCGTTGGTCGCTTGATGGCAGCAGGTTTGCAGCAGCGGTCACGCTTACAAACggcggatggatcaattgcagttgTCGAAAGACCGAGAAAGATATAGACACGCATGAGAGAGACAGAGGCGAAGAAGGAGAGGCATCGACTCAAGCAGCGGGTGGAGTAAAACGAATGGACAAGAAAATTCGGGAAAGGAGACAAGTATAAAGCCAGCTTGGGCCAGGTGCCAAACTCTGTAGGCGACGGGCGCAATCGTGGGATCAACCGACTGTTTTGAATGGTTTTCCTAAATATATGTATTAGAGATAAAAATAGGTTTAAATATTTTGCCTTGTACTTCAAGCCTATCCCTCTCTCATCTACTCTATATAATCCCTCATGAGGGACAACACAATAGAACACAAATATTCAACTATCCTATAATTTCTACATGATCGTGCAGCAACTGTGCAACCAGAAGATTGGGAGCTGCGAACGATGACCACCGGTGCTGCAAAACAGGGCAACTGCAGAAGACTGGGAACGTAGTGCTATGTGGCACCGACAAATGAAGTCGATGTGCTACAACCGGCATAACACAGAGTTTTGTTCTACGGTAAATTATATACAAACAGTCCAAGCAAACAAAAGTGATCACCCAATACCAGTTTTATGAAACATTTCAGTTAAATGTTCTGTAAAACCCAGGAGCTAATCTTGGCCGCTTTTGAATGTTTTTCTTTGATCTGTGCTGCCCAAAGTCCTTCTTGGAGGTAAAATTTCCATCCCTGAATGTGTGGTGCTGCTGCTCGAAAGATCTTATCATTTCTGATCGACCAAATACCCCAACAGCCCATCGAGACAATATCTAGTGCAATATCTGGAGGAAGTTGTGCCATGGCTAGCTGGAAGTCATCAAAGACGGATATGCCTCTAAGTTTGGAAAGAATGATGGATTCCCAACATTGAAGAGCAAAAGGGCAATTACAGAAGAGGTGGAGCAGTTTTTCCTCCGTGTTGTCAGAGCAGAGTGCACAATTGTAATCATTAAGATGCATACTCTTTCTGTTGAGAAGGTTTCTTGAATTGATCATGTCATGAAGTAGCAGCCAGATAAAGATCTTGTGTCTCAGTCTACAAGTTGTGTTCCAAATCTGCTTGAATATCGGGTGAACCAGACTGGGTCCTCTCATGTGGTGATACATTTTGATGGACGAGAAACCTTTGGTAGCTCCTAGAATGTGCCATTCATCTGAGATAGGTCTGTGCTGCAGCGGTTGGAGTAgtaggttatattgatgaaagttggtTCAGACATTGGAGTGTGAAAATGTTCTGACAAGTCAGGGTCACTCATAGCTGACTTCAAAGTTACAAATCCGTTCATTGCAAAAGAGTGTAGCTCAGGGAATTTGGTATCAAGTGACTGATCCCACCAGTTATCAGACCACAGAAGTGTAGTTTCTCCAGAATGTGCCTTGCAAATTGCAAATTGTTTATAGACTGGCAGTAGCCATAACACAGAGTTACAACTGGCGACAGTTTTTGCTAGGACTGACAAGAGTTTTAGCTGCAACTGGGGACGGTGAAGGATTTTTTTGCTACAACCTTCATT
The sequence above is a segment of the Triticum dicoccoides isolate Atlit2015 ecotype Zavitan chromosome 1A, WEW_v2.0, whole genome shotgun sequence genome. Coding sequences within it:
- the LOC119351013 gene encoding uncharacterized protein LOC119351013 → MSSSAVRPCFLCLHAPASSSGLLLTSRPHRSSALPPAHGRNNRKPVGHGIVCSQAGAGDGHAMTIKINPRDRAEKDYEFREEGDRIEEYFRKFSNGGTLHMGLATIFRGYICMIAKNSVRLASIVMGKPGIISEDARLTTLMTPRKGEKMTLGVYVRNFVSTAEDAYNDKVTEETIVTFLGALQGVAAMSYFMAQDTLAKIGDDEASSLYCGKDSVFNRPWLEYTRKTDNLRREFKAAPPQHPDGIVMNTVTEAMKLTESFVRLMTVRRRTALLGLIPTVTTGSAVAV